The proteins below are encoded in one region of Ferruginibacter lapsinanis:
- a CDS encoding sodium-translocating pyrophosphatase — MENLIYVIPAMGLVGLLYTFIKFNWVSKQDAGNDRMKEISNYIAEGAMAFLKAEYKILAYFVVLAALLLGILGYSNANSHWSIALAFVLGAFFSAFAGFIGMKVATKANVRTAQAARTSLSKALNVSFTGGSVMGLGVAGLAVLGLGGLFIILKMVFAPNAAVSSHEMERTIEILTGFSLGAESIALFARVGGGIYTKAADVGADLVGKVEAGIPEDDPRNPATIADNVGDNVGDVAGMGADLFGSYVATVLATMVLGRETDALTDNFQGMSPILLPMLIASMGILFSIIGTFFVRISESVGNSTAAVQKALNMGNWGSIVLTAIASYFLVNWLMPETMTLRGHEFTKMGIFGAIMVGLGVGTLMSIITEYFTAMGKRPVLSIVRQSGTGHATNIIGGLAIGMESTLLPILVLAAGIYGSYACAGLYGVAIAAAGMMATTAMQLAIDAFGPIADNAGGIAEMSELPKDVREKTDILDAVGNTTAATGKGFAIASAALTALALFAAFVGIAGIDGIDIYHADVLAGLFVGGMIPFIFSSLAIRAVGEAAMAMVEEVRRQFRTIPGIMEGTGKPEYDKCVAISTQASLKKMMLPGAIAILSPIIIGFVFGPEVLGGFLAGATVSGVLLGMFQNNAGGAWDNAKKSFEKGADINGTMYYKGDEPHKASVTGDTVGDPFKDTSGPSMNILIKLMSIVSLVIAPTLAKLHHDSIEANRKAQIETMTKMSAAERN, encoded by the coding sequence ATGGAAAATTTGATTTATGTAATACCAGCAATGGGTTTAGTGGGTCTTTTGTATACTTTTATTAAGTTCAATTGGGTATCTAAACAAGATGCCGGTAACGACCGTATGAAAGAGATCAGCAATTATATTGCTGAAGGTGCAATGGCTTTTTTGAAGGCAGAATATAAAATCCTTGCTTACTTTGTTGTTTTAGCTGCCTTATTATTAGGCATACTTGGTTATAGTAATGCTAACAGTCATTGGAGCATTGCATTAGCTTTTGTTTTAGGTGCTTTTTTTAGTGCATTTGCTGGTTTTATTGGTATGAAAGTAGCTACTAAGGCTAATGTACGTACAGCTCAAGCTGCACGTACCAGCTTAAGTAAAGCCTTAAACGTTTCATTTACAGGAGGTAGTGTAATGGGATTGGGAGTTGCAGGTTTAGCTGTTCTCGGTTTAGGAGGATTATTTATCATTCTTAAAATGGTATTTGCCCCGAATGCTGCTGTTAGCAGCCATGAAATGGAGCGTACTATTGAAATATTAACAGGTTTTTCTTTGGGTGCTGAGTCTATTGCTCTTTTTGCCCGTGTGGGTGGTGGTATTTATACCAAAGCTGCAGACGTAGGTGCTGACCTTGTAGGTAAAGTTGAAGCCGGTATACCTGAAGATGATCCTCGTAATCCAGCAACTATTGCAGATAATGTGGGTGATAATGTGGGTGATGTAGCAGGCATGGGAGCAGATTTATTCGGTTCTTATGTAGCAACTGTTTTAGCCACGATGGTTTTGGGAAGAGAAACAGATGCCCTTACTGATAATTTTCAAGGGATGTCTCCTATTTTGTTACCGATGCTGATTGCTTCTATGGGCATTTTATTTTCTATCATTGGTACTTTTTTCGTTCGTATTTCAGAATCGGTTGGCAACAGCACGGCTGCTGTACAAAAAGCACTGAACATGGGAAACTGGGGATCGATCGTTTTGACCGCTATTGCCTCCTACTTTTTGGTAAATTGGCTAATGCCGGAAACAATGACCTTACGTGGTCATGAATTCACTAAGATGGGGATTTTTGGAGCGATCATGGTTGGATTGGGTGTCGGAACATTAATGAGTATCATCACCGAATACTTTACAGCAATGGGTAAACGTCCTGTATTAAGTATTGTTCGTCAATCGGGAACAGGCCATGCTACAAATATCATCGGAGGACTTGCCATTGGTATGGAAAGTACTTTGTTACCAATTCTTGTATTGGCCGCTGGTATCTATGGATCATATGCTTGTGCAGGTTTATACGGTGTGGCAATTGCTGCTGCAGGTATGATGGCTACCACCGCTATGCAATTAGCCATCGATGCATTTGGCCCAATTGCTGATAATGCAGGTGGTATTGCAGAAATGAGTGAATTACCAAAAGACGTTCGTGAAAAAACAGATATTTTAGATGCCGTGGGTAACACTACAGCTGCTACAGGTAAAGGATTTGCTATTGCTTCTGCTGCACTTACTGCGCTTGCGCTGTTTGCAGCTTTTGTAGGTATAGCAGGTATCGATGGGATTGATATTTATCATGCGGATGTATTGGCTGGCTTATTTGTAGGCGGCATGATACCATTTATTTTCTCTTCATTAGCTATACGTGCCGTTGGTGAAGCTGCTATGGCAATGGTAGAAGAGGTTCGTCGTCAGTTTCGAACCATTCCTGGAATTATGGAAGGTACCGGAAAACCGGAATATGATAAATGTGTGGCTATCTCTACGCAAGCTTCTCTTAAAAAAATGATGTTACCTGGTGCTATTGCAATTTTATCTCCTATTATTATCGGGTTTGTTTTTGGCCCCGAAGTACTGGGTGGTTTTCTGGCAGGCGCTACCGTTAGTGGTGTACTGTTGGGAATGTTCCAGAATAATGCCGGCGGTGCTTGGGATAATGCTAAAAAAAGTTTTGAAAAGGGCGCTGATATAAATGGTACAATGTATTACAAAGGTGATGAACCACATAAAGCATCTGTAACAGGCGATACAGTGGGTGATCCATTTAAAGATACATCCGGGCCATCAATGAATATTTTGATCAAATTGATGAGTATAGTGTCATTAGTTATTGCACCTACCCTTGCAAAACTACATCACGATTCAATTGAAGCTAACCGAAAAGCTCAGATCGAAACGATGACAAAAATGAGTGCAGCTGAGCGTAATTAA
- a CDS encoding BlaI/MecI/CopY family transcriptional regulator — protein MTTLKNTRPTEGELEILQVLWDKNTASVREVHEELLKGKEAGYTTTLKLMQIMFEKGLVSRDSSSKVHIYKPLVSREKTQSLFLNKMIDSLFAGSSAQLVMQALGNHKASKEELDEIRNYLNSIK, from the coding sequence ATGACTACACTTAAAAATACCAGGCCCACTGAAGGTGAATTAGAAATACTACAAGTACTTTGGGATAAGAACACTGCCTCTGTGAGAGAAGTACATGAGGAATTACTAAAAGGGAAAGAAGCCGGCTATACCACCACCCTCAAATTGATGCAGATCATGTTTGAAAAAGGGTTGGTTAGTAGAGATAGCAGCAGCAAAGTCCATATATATAAACCTTTAGTAAGTAGAGAGAAAACCCAATCGCTATTTTTAAATAAGATGATAGATTCTTTGTTTGCCGGTTCTTCTGCTCAATTAGTAATGCAGGCACTTGGCAACCACAAAGCTTCCAAAGAGGAGTTGGATGAAATAAGAAATTATCTCAACAGCATAAAATAG
- a CDS encoding M56 family metallopeptidase, giving the protein MLTAFFENAYFLQSLGWAIMNSFWQVGLLWLVYQLIVGAKPNAPAVFKHNLAFTLLILSSIWFVSTILRSYQHIKHSAIAFFSLSVTPDILSTINAALPLLAVVYVLFLFFYLIKFSGIVFKTAKLKNNDLTKPDIDIRLFVNNTVLHLGIKKKVDVWISKNVDVPSVIGFFKPVILLPVAAITQLSTQQTEAILLHELAHIKRDDFLLNILQTVAKLMLFFNPFATLLCREIENERENCCDDWVLNYQYNRETYANALLQIEIHRQQKTLLALAATNGKKQLLNRIKRLFASEPYTFLNEIQKVKIITVVLIATFAIISLIPIKPLTNNAAIFTDSKKIYAAAKVHPITPKSTPFVHPTIAKTRKNVTLKNNATPKSVNIIDTKEEDFPIALINEDLFKNKPSNFSILPVSEKNELTTPKYFVRIEDQSSGEKNNNTYYFQLSKDSGKAAIKPIIFINQPVKNKAAAKKLPDTSSMPGKRVTT; this is encoded by the coding sequence ATGCTTACTGCTTTTTTTGAGAACGCATATTTTTTACAATCCCTTGGATGGGCTATAATGAATAGTTTCTGGCAAGTAGGTTTATTATGGTTGGTTTATCAACTCATTGTTGGAGCAAAACCAAACGCTCCTGCCGTTTTCAAACACAATCTGGCTTTTACTTTACTCATACTTTCTTCTATTTGGTTTGTCAGTACGATTCTGCGATCTTATCAACATATCAAACATTCCGCTATCGCTTTTTTCTCTCTATCAGTTACACCCGATATACTTTCAACTATTAATGCGGCACTACCCTTGCTGGCTGTAGTGTATGTATTATTCCTGTTCTTTTATTTGATCAAATTTTCAGGGATAGTTTTCAAAACCGCAAAATTGAAAAACAATGACTTGACAAAACCTGATATTGATATAAGACTGTTTGTAAACAACACTGTTTTACATTTAGGTATAAAAAAGAAAGTAGATGTATGGATATCAAAAAATGTTGATGTTCCATCTGTGATCGGCTTTTTTAAACCGGTCATATTATTACCCGTTGCCGCTATAACACAACTCAGCACTCAACAAACAGAGGCAATCCTGCTGCACGAATTGGCGCATATCAAAAGAGATGATTTTTTATTGAACATATTACAAACAGTTGCAAAGTTGATGTTATTCTTTAATCCTTTTGCAACTTTATTATGCAGAGAAATAGAAAATGAAAGAGAAAACTGCTGCGATGACTGGGTGCTTAATTATCAATACAACAGGGAAACATATGCCAACGCATTATTGCAAATAGAAATACACAGACAGCAAAAAACCTTATTGGCATTGGCTGCCACGAATGGTAAAAAACAATTGCTCAATAGAATTAAAAGACTGTTTGCTTCCGAACCCTATACTTTTTTAAACGAAATTCAAAAGGTAAAAATTATTACAGTTGTTTTAATTGCAACTTTTGCTATTATATCGCTTATCCCAATAAAACCGTTGACAAATAATGCTGCAATCTTTACAGATAGCAAGAAAATTTATGCTGCTGCAAAGGTTCACCCTATTACCCCAAAAAGCACACCATTTGTTCATCCAACTATTGCGAAAACAAGAAAAAACGTAACCCTAAAAAACAATGCTACTCCTAAATCTGTCAATATAATAGATACTAAAGAGGAAGACTTCCCTATTGCTCTCATCAATGAAGATTTGTTTAAAAATAAGCCATCGAACTTTTCTATTCTTCCTGTATCTGAAAAAAATGAATTAACTACACCTAAATATTTTGTAAGAATAGAAGACCAAAGTTCGGGTGAAAAAAATAATAATACTTACTATTTTCAATTATCGAAAGACAGTGGCAAAGCTGCAATCAAACCAATTATATTTATTAATCAACCTGTAAAAAATAAAGCCGCTGCAAAAAAATTGCCCGACACATCATCTATGCCGGGCAAAAGAGTTACCACTTAA
- a CDS encoding T9SS type A sorting domain-containing protein, with the protein MSRIIKATLLLQFILLSVSIFAQNGSDEPCNAPEITVNPIGSSCASIVTATINNGVGTEFTNSTSASSGVILPTVDCNLFGATTRDWWYKIVVPGSGYFSVDLTVNSNSTYFDWVMYTSSSATCSGATFREITNSSQCTIDGGIPVFTGVGPLTPGTVVYLRMWREADYTQDATRDYELCVNATSAAPIGCPTPISPVNNSLITFPATLTWTSVADATGYALYVRDVTNGGGFVNLGSVAGNSVILGGELSYSTIYEWFVIPLNAEDVGNNSCRNTLQFKTPGAPPASTCATATQICAPFSFSAGVDQPEDGAGTDADYDCLLSAPNPEYHWIKITSNGNIRWNIKSVPDQDVDFAIWGPFTGLTPSTPTCGTGGAGSNGFPCGAALGTPLRCNYAETNGGNVSINSAVAGQYYLVLVTNYENLPATINITNNTGNTAGIECPCLVNELVVAPKGDCNNNIYSVDYSVSFTNAPVSGTLTITDGEGHSTVLTAPFTSPLTGTITGLTADGVFHTFTASFSANPGCKLCTSYTAPEPAPTNNSCSTGLPLTANASAGAATGYTNECTGKSIGEATYCGTPACRSIFYKIHTSAVAVDRTLSIDFDGGNSGDGLSSCPNGIRVSVLTDCNTAAAVTPSNCQTVVTSTDNLTFGDLLLNTDYYIAVDQVNCTDESCNWSMRFLGIGVLPVTMGSFEVLKMTGYNALRWITVNEQKTDHFEMLRSSDGITYQNIGKLTASHNRNGYIYTFADNAMPDGINYYKIKTVNKDGTYELSEIRKINNSSATFSLSVRPNPAKNNITVSVTNAENGNGKFIITDGVGRKLAITEKLLKAGKNQFDFDISTYNAGVLYIKFIDKNGVTVTQPINKLR; encoded by the coding sequence ATGTCGAGAATAATAAAAGCAACCTTGCTGTTGCAGTTCATCCTTTTATCTGTATCAATCTTTGCACAAAACGGCTCAGATGAACCTTGTAATGCCCCGGAGATTACTGTGAATCCAATTGGATCATCATGCGCAAGTATTGTTACGGCTACTATTAATAATGGGGTCGGTACTGAGTTTACAAACTCAACTTCAGCATCTTCTGGTGTTATATTACCTACTGTAGATTGTAATCTTTTTGGAGCAACAACCAGGGATTGGTGGTATAAGATCGTTGTACCGGGTTCGGGTTATTTTAGTGTCGATCTAACTGTAAACTCTAATAGCACTTATTTTGATTGGGTAATGTATACTTCATCATCTGCCACATGCTCTGGAGCGACCTTTAGAGAAATAACCAATAGCAGTCAATGTACCATTGATGGAGGAATACCTGTTTTTACCGGTGTGGGGCCCTTAACTCCAGGTACTGTGGTATATTTAAGAATGTGGCGTGAAGCTGATTATACGCAAGATGCCACCCGGGATTATGAATTATGTGTGAATGCAACAAGTGCTGCACCGATTGGATGCCCCACTCCGATATCTCCGGTAAATAACAGTTTGATTACTTTTCCTGCAACGTTAACCTGGACATCTGTGGCTGATGCCACCGGGTACGCTTTATATGTAAGAGATGTGACCAATGGAGGGGGATTTGTCAATCTGGGTAGTGTAGCTGGCAATAGTGTTATTTTAGGAGGGGAGTTAAGCTACTCAACTATATATGAATGGTTTGTAATTCCGCTAAATGCCGAAGATGTAGGGAATAATTCCTGCAGGAATACACTGCAATTTAAAACGCCTGGAGCCCCACCAGCTTCGACCTGTGCAACTGCCACGCAAATTTGTGCTCCTTTTTCTTTTTCGGCTGGGGTAGATCAGCCTGAAGATGGGGCTGGCACCGATGCTGATTACGATTGTTTATTAAGTGCTCCCAATCCGGAATATCATTGGATCAAAATAACATCTAATGGAAATATCCGTTGGAATATTAAAAGTGTGCCAGATCAGGATGTAGATTTTGCAATATGGGGGCCTTTTACAGGGCTTACTCCAAGCACGCCTACATGCGGCACAGGAGGTGCAGGCAGCAATGGATTTCCTTGCGGAGCCGCTTTGGGCACTCCTCTCAGATGCAACTATGCGGAAACTAACGGAGGGAATGTTTCGATAAATTCAGCAGTGGCTGGCCAGTATTACCTGGTACTGGTAACTAATTATGAAAATTTACCTGCTACAATTAATATCACAAATAATACCGGTAACACTGCAGGTATCGAATGTCCATGTTTAGTAAATGAACTGGTTGTTGCTCCAAAAGGAGATTGTAACAATAATATATATAGTGTGGACTATAGCGTTAGTTTTACGAATGCGCCGGTTTCAGGAACATTAACCATAACAGATGGAGAGGGGCATAGCACAGTGCTAACTGCTCCATTTACCTCGCCATTGACAGGAACCATTACAGGTTTAACTGCGGATGGAGTCTTTCATACTTTTACAGCAAGTTTTTCTGCAAATCCAGGGTGTAAGCTTTGTACCAGCTATACCGCTCCGGAGCCTGCTCCAACCAATAACTCATGCAGTACCGGACTGCCTTTAACTGCCAACGCAAGCGCTGGAGCAGCCACTGGGTATACAAACGAATGTACCGGCAAGAGTATTGGCGAAGCAACTTATTGCGGAACACCGGCATGCAGATCCATATTTTATAAGATACATACTTCTGCAGTGGCTGTAGACAGAACATTGAGTATTGATTTTGACGGGGGAAATTCTGGAGATGGGTTGAGCTCTTGTCCGAATGGGATCAGGGTATCTGTACTTACAGATTGTAATACTGCAGCTGCTGTTACTCCTTCAAATTGTCAAACGGTTGTTACATCAACTGATAATTTGACTTTTGGAGATCTGTTGCTGAATACAGATTATTATATAGCAGTTGATCAGGTAAATTGTACTGATGAATCTTGTAACTGGAGTATGAGATTTTTAGGGATAGGGGTGCTGCCTGTAACAATGGGAAGTTTTGAAGTATTGAAAATGACAGGATATAACGCTTTGAGATGGATCACTGTTAATGAGCAAAAAACTGATCATTTCGAAATGTTACGCAGCAGTGACGGAATTACATATCAAAATATAGGGAAACTAACTGCATCCCATAATCGAAATGGGTATATATATACTTTTGCAGATAATGCAATGCCCGACGGCATCAACTATTATAAGATCAAAACAGTGAATAAAGACGGCACCTATGAATTGAGTGAAATAAGAAAGATCAACAATTCTTCCGCTACATTTAGTTTGTCAGTCAGGCCTAATCCTGCAAAAAATAATATCACTGTATCAGTAACCAATGCGGAGAATGGTAATGGCAAGTTTATTATTACAGATGGTGTGGGAAGAAAATTGGCAATAACCGAAAAATTGTTGAAAGCAGGAAAAAATCAATTTGACTTTGATATTTCAACATATAATGCAGGAGTGCTGTATATCAAATTCATCGACAAAAATGGTGTAACAGTAACACAACCAATTAATAAATTAAGATAG
- a CDS encoding LEA type 2 family protein: MLISCSTPKSLEYRDFKNFSIEKVGLGSSAIKMDLVYYNPNRFGLQLMRTDLDVYVDSTYLGHTTQEYQITLPRQREFTIPIKMDIDMRNIFKNLLNTAFSKEINLKISGSVKVGKMNVFKTFPIDYTGKQQLSLFQ; encoded by the coding sequence ATGCTGATTTCATGTAGTACTCCGAAGAGTCTTGAGTACCGGGATTTTAAAAACTTCTCTATCGAAAAAGTAGGCCTTGGCTCCTCTGCAATAAAGATGGACCTGGTGTATTACAACCCCAACAGATTCGGTTTACAACTCATGCGGACAGACCTTGACGTTTATGTGGATTCGACATATTTAGGGCATACTACCCAGGAATACCAAATAACCCTACCTCGCCAAAGGGAGTTTACAATACCTATTAAAATGGATATTGATATGAGAAATATTTTCAAAAATTTGCTGAATACGGCATTTAGTAAAGAAATAAATTTAAAAATATCCGGTTCTGTAAAAGTTGGAAAAATGAATGTTTTTAAAACTTTCCCGATAGATTATACCGGAAAGCAGCAGTTAAGTTTGTTCCAATAA
- the pyrE gene encoding orotate phosphoribosyltransferase encodes MTNEKAVAEKLLQINAIKLSPQQPFTWASGWKSPIYCDNRKVLSFPYIREFIKSEMCNVIFEKFPDAEMLAGVATAGIAWGAMASDQLKLPYIYVRPKPKEHGLSNQIEGFYEKGQKVVVIEDLISTGKSSLEVVEVLRKAGVEVVGMVSIFTYGFEVADKAFAAAGVEYRSLTNYATLIDLAVEKGIVSAEQLNTLLEWRNAPSTWG; translated from the coding sequence ATGACAAACGAAAAAGCTGTAGCTGAAAAACTCCTACAAATTAATGCAATAAAATTAAGTCCACAACAACCTTTTACATGGGCAAGCGGATGGAAAAGTCCTATTTATTGCGATAACCGAAAGGTATTATCATTCCCATATATCAGAGAGTTTATAAAAAGTGAGATGTGTAATGTGATATTTGAAAAATTTCCGGATGCGGAGATGCTTGCCGGAGTAGCCACTGCTGGTATAGCGTGGGGAGCCATGGCGTCTGATCAGCTAAAACTGCCTTATATATATGTTCGACCTAAGCCCAAAGAGCATGGCTTATCGAACCAGATCGAAGGTTTTTATGAAAAAGGACAAAAAGTGGTGGTGATAGAAGACCTGATCTCTACCGGAAAAAGTAGCTTAGAGGTAGTGGAAGTATTACGTAAAGCCGGGGTGGAAGTAGTAGGCATGGTATCAATTTTTACCTATGGATTTGAAGTGGCGGATAAGGCTTTTGCGGCAGCCGGGGTAGAGTATAGATCGTTGACAAATTATGCTACTTTAATTGATCTGGCCGTAGAGAAAGGGATCGTTTCGGCTGAACAATTGAACACATTGTTAGAGTGGAGAAATGCTCCTTCTACATGGGGATAG
- a CDS encoding NUDIX hydrolase, translated as MYIKIYFNDKPVFLCDEINAELKEILHHPDAVLVDEISSNAINALLHEIKKDEFHAGVLFHEDLQALKKSFFKHFTLIEAAGGIVQNARKELLFIYRLDKWDLPKGKMEAGESAEECAVREVEEETGVKNIHLKNKLGETYHTYNAYGKHYLKITHWFFMTCPNGQILVPQTEEDIVDIKWINTVNIGELMENTYPSIRDVVSIYSAIGK; from the coding sequence ATGTATATCAAGATCTATTTTAACGATAAGCCCGTTTTCCTGTGCGACGAGATCAATGCTGAACTGAAGGAAATACTGCATCACCCCGATGCTGTTTTGGTTGATGAAATATCTAGCAATGCGATCAATGCATTATTACATGAAATAAAAAAAGATGAATTTCATGCAGGCGTATTGTTTCATGAAGACCTGCAGGCCCTAAAGAAATCGTTCTTCAAGCATTTTACATTGATAGAAGCAGCCGGGGGGATTGTACAGAATGCACGAAAAGAATTGTTGTTCATTTACCGGCTGGATAAATGGGATTTGCCGAAAGGGAAAATGGAGGCAGGTGAAAGTGCTGAAGAATGCGCTGTAAGAGAAGTAGAGGAAGAGACAGGCGTAAAAAACATTCATCTTAAAAATAAACTGGGAGAAACTTACCATACCTATAACGCCTATGGCAAACATTATCTTAAAATAACACATTGGTTCTTTATGACATGTCCCAACGGACAAATATTAGTTCCTCAGACTGAAGAAGATATTGTAGATATTAAATGGATAAACACCGTAAATATCGGAGAGCTAATGGAAAACACCTACCCATCGATACGAGATGTAGTCAGTATTTATTCAGCAATTGGTAAATAA
- a CDS encoding hotdog fold thioesterase, which yields MSIWFNKHLKLEDLSVVLEGTMAEHLGMEWVALGDDFLKMKMPVDHRTKQPYGLLHGGASCTLSETVGSIASHLVVDANKFSCVGLEINANHIRSARQGFVTGIATPLHLGTNTHVWDVKIYDDAEKLICATRLTVAVLKKAF from the coding sequence ATGTCAATCTGGTTCAACAAACACCTCAAATTGGAAGATCTGTCTGTAGTATTGGAAGGTACTATGGCCGAACATCTGGGCATGGAATGGGTAGCGCTTGGGGATGATTTTTTAAAGATGAAAATGCCGGTGGATCATCGCACCAAACAGCCTTACGGATTGTTGCATGGTGGAGCTAGCTGCACTTTATCCGAAACAGTAGGAAGTATAGCATCGCACCTGGTTGTGGATGCCAATAAATTCAGTTGTGTAGGACTGGAGATCAATGCCAATCATATACGTAGTGCCAGACAAGGGTTTGTTACAGGTATAGCCACCCCTTTACATTTAGGTACCAATACCCATGTGTGGGATGTTAAGATATACGACGATGCAGAAAAACTGATCTGTGCTACAAGGCTTACGGTAGCTGTGTTGAAAAAGGCTTTTTAA
- the coaD gene encoding pantetheine-phosphate adenylyltransferase, translated as MTRICLFPGTFDPVTLGHIDIINRALPLFDKLVIGIGRNVNKVPMFSEEQRLQWVKDIYKDEPKVDAVLYDGLTVSCCKQVGAKFILRGIRYVNDFEYEKAIADMNRSIEGNIETVFLTCLPQFTSVASTLVRDVYKNGGDVSQFLPDVVNQSIKKK; from the coding sequence ATGACAAGAATTTGCTTATTTCCCGGAACTTTCGATCCTGTTACCTTAGGGCATATAGATATTATCAACAGGGCATTGCCTTTATTTGATAAACTGGTGATCGGTATAGGCCGTAATGTAAATAAAGTACCCATGTTCAGCGAAGAACAACGCTTGCAATGGGTAAAAGATATTTACAAAGATGAACCTAAAGTAGATGCTGTTTTGTATGATGGATTAACAGTGAGTTGCTGTAAACAAGTTGGCGCTAAGTTTATTTTAAGAGGTATCCGTTATGTAAATGATTTTGAATACGAAAAAGCGATCGCTGATATGAACCGGAGCATTGAGGGGAATATCGAAACAGTTTTTCTTACCTGCTTGCCTCAGTTTACTTCAGTTGCGTCTACACTTGTTCGTGATGTATACAAGAATGGCGGCGATGTATCGCAATTTTTGCCGGACGTAGTTAATCAATCTATAAAAAAGAAATAG
- a CDS encoding aspartate carbamoyltransferase catalytic subunit, protein MQLSTKHLLGIKDLTPQDISLILSTATQFKEVLQRPVKKVPSLREVTIVNLFYENSTRTRISFELAEKRLSADTVNFTVSGSSAAKGETLLDTVNNILSMKVDMVVMRHSASGAPHFLAKHIPAAIVNAGDGINEHPTQALLDAFSIQEKLGTLQGKKVVLIGDIMHSRVALSNIYLLKKMGAEVMVAGPPTLIPKYISEALNVRVEYNLKKALQWCDVANVLRIQLERQNQVLFSSLREYNLAYGVSKKLLEEVGREIVIMHPGPINRGVEIDSDVADSNQSIILQQVENGVAVRMAVLYLLAGNKN, encoded by the coding sequence ATGCAACTATCTACTAAACATCTACTAGGCATTAAAGACCTTACTCCTCAGGATATCTCTCTTATTTTATCAACCGCCACTCAATTTAAAGAAGTTTTACAACGTCCGGTTAAAAAAGTTCCTTCATTACGTGAGGTTACTATTGTCAATCTGTTTTATGAAAACAGTACCCGTACAAGAATTTCTTTTGAGTTGGCAGAAAAGCGTTTGAGTGCTGATACCGTTAATTTTACCGTTTCCGGATCTTCTGCAGCAAAAGGAGAAACTTTACTGGATACAGTGAATAATATTTTATCTATGAAAGTAGATATGGTAGTAATGAGACATAGTGCCAGCGGTGCTCCACATTTTTTGGCCAAACATATCCCGGCTGCTATTGTAAATGCAGGAGATGGTATCAACGAACATCCAACGCAGGCTTTACTCGATGCATTTTCCATACAGGAAAAATTAGGAACACTGCAAGGAAAGAAGGTGGTGTTGATTGGAGATATCATGCATTCAAGAGTTGCACTTAGTAATATTTATTTATTAAAGAAGATGGGAGCCGAAGTAATGGTGGCCGGTCCTCCCACGCTTATCCCTAAATATATCAGCGAAGCATTGAATGTGAGGGTAGAATATAATTTAAAGAAAGCATTGCAATGGTGTGATGTAGCCAATGTATTGCGTATTCAGCTGGAGCGCCAAAATCAGGTATTGTTTTCTTCCTTAAGAGAATATAATTTAGCCTACGGCGTAAGTAAAAAATTGTTGGAGGAGGTAGGCAGAGAAATTGTTATCATGCATCCGGGCCCAATCAATCGGGGGGTAGAAATTGATAGTGATGTGGCAGACAGCAATCAGTCCATCATTTTACAACAGGTAGAAAATGGCGTTGCGGTAAGGATGGCGGTGTTGTATCTGTTGGCAGGAAACAAGAACTAA